GCTTGAAGCAGGAAGACGGCAACGGCGGCGCACAGGCAAGCCCACGGTCCCATGCCCTGCGCCAGTCCCAGCCCCCACCCGAAGAACAGGAACGTGAATACCAGCGTTTGGGAGACGTAGCACGTCAGCGTGCATTTTCCGGTGCTGCTGAGCAGCCTGGATGGCAGGGGAAGGCCGGGATGGGTGAACAGCAGGACGGCGGCGGAGACGAAGGCCGCGGTATAGGCTAGGTTTTCCCATTGGTGCAGAAGGTGTCCAGCGTCCGTTCCCAACGCGGAGTCCAGCCGGGAGGTGAGGAGTAGGCGCGCCGCCAGCAGAGCCAGAAACAGGGTTCCGGAGATTCCAAGCATCCGCAGAAACAGGCGGCGCTTGTTCGGAGCGTCCACAAAGACCTGCCATCTCCCCGCCAGCATGCCCAGGATGAAGAGGCCCAGCGTCTGCCAGATGCGGCCGCTGAGCAGGAAGAACTGCCATTTGCCCGCCTGGCCCTGCGTCAGGTTCCACAGGGCCGCTTCCCCCCAGCTGCCGTGGGCGTACAGGAATTCACGCGAAGGGCCTGCCGCCGGGGAGGCCGGGTGGAACCAGCCGGAGGAATGCGGCCACAGGTCCGCCAGTCCGGCGCGGGACAGCGTGTCCATGAAGGCGACGGGCTGCATCAGGCACAGCAGGCAGAGGATGACGAGAAGAGGCGTACCGCGTTTGTACAGGGCCACCAGGGCAAAACCCAGCACGCCGAAGATGGTGAGGATGTCCCCGTCATAAAAAAGGGTGTGCGCCAGCCCAAGCAGGAACAGGAGCGCCAGCCGCCACATGAAGCGCTTCCGGAAGTCGACGCCTTTCTGTTCCTGCCTGTCCAGCTGGATGAAGAAGCTGAGGCCAAACAGGAAGGAGAAGAGAAGGAAGGATTTGCTGACGAAAAGGTGTTCGTAGGCCCAGTCCGCCGCGCTGTTGGCCGCGGCCTGCCATCCCTCCGCCGGGGGCATGGGGAGGTACAGGTTGAAGTGGTCGTGCGCGTGGACGGTGACGATGCCCAGCAGGGCCAGCGCCCGGAGGATGTCCAGGATGGTGATGCGCGCCGCCCGGGGGGGCGCTCCGGCGGGAGTCCGGGCGGTCATGGCGTCAGGAAGGGCGGGAAAGGGAAGGAATCAGTTCCGCCGCGCGCCGCCTGGCCCACTGGTCCGCTTCCAGGATGGGGGCCAGCTCTCCGCGGGGATCTGCCGGGGTGTGGTCGTTCATGACGGCTTCCACCAGTTTCCAGATGCCGGGGAAGGTGAGTTTTCCCTGAATGAAGGCGTCCACCGCCACTTCATTGGCGGCGTTGTAGACGGCGGCCAGGGTGCTGCTGCTGGCGCCGGCCCTGCGCGCCAGGTCCAGGGCGGGGAAGGCGTCCGGACGGGGCGCCTCGAACACCAGCTGGCCTATCTCCGCAAAGTTGAGCTGCTTGAGAGAGTTGGGAACGCGGTCCGGCCACGTGACGGCGTACTGGATGGGGAAGCACATGTCCGAGCTGCTCATCTGGGCCAGCACCGTGCCGTCCCGGTATTCCACCATGGAATGCACGATGCTCTGCGGGTGAACGATGACGTCCACCTTTTCCATGGGAACGTCAAACAGCCAGCGGGCCTCAATCATTTCCAGCCCCTTGTTGAACAGGGTGGCGGAGTCTATGGTGATTTTCCGGCCCATGCTCCAGGTGGGGTGCTTGAGGGCCTGTTCCAGCGTGACGTGCTCCAGGTCTTCCTTCTTCCAGGTGCGGAAGGGGCCGCCGGACGCCGTCAGAATCAGGCGGGAAACGGCATCCGGTCCGCCGTGGCTGCCGTTCAGGCACTGGAAGATGGCGTTATGTTCGCTGTCCACCGGAAGCACCTGCACACCTGCTTGGCGCGCCTTTTCCATGACAATCTGGCCGGCCATGACCAGAATTTCCTTGCTGGCGATGGCGAGGTCCTTGCCTGCTTCAATGGCGGCCAGTGCGGGCTTGAGGCCGGCAGTCCCCACGATGGAGATCAGCACCATGTCCGCCTCCGGAAGCTGCGCCAGGCGGCACAGGCCTTCCTCGCCCGTTTCCACCTGGGCGCCGGGAAGGGCGCGCGCCAGCTTGTCCGCCCCGGACGGGTCAAAAATGCATACGTTGCGGACGTTGAATTCGCACGCCTGGCGGGCCAGGGCCTCCACGCTGGTTCCGGCGGCCAGCCCCACGATTTCCATTCTGTCCGGAATGTCCCGGGCGACTTTCAGGGCGCTGGTTCCGATGGAACCGGTGGAGCCCAGGATGACGACGCGTCGTTTCTGCATAACGGAGAAGCATGATGCAAAAAATACGGCTCCTTGACAAGCCGGGGAGATGAAAATCTTCCCCGCGCCGCAGGGACCGGCCCCTCCGTCAGTTCGGCCTCATTCCGGTGGGCCGGGAGGAAGGACGCCACGCATCCGTGCCGTAGGTGGCTTGTGCCGTGGGTTCGGGAAGCTGCCGGAACTGCATCCTCTGCCGGTCCCGTCTCCATTTCCGCAGGTTGCGGGAACGCCAGTTCCAAATGCGGCTTTCGGCATGGAGGGCTTCCCGGGTCATGGCGTAAACGTTGGCTCCGGCTTCCGTATCCCCTCCCAGCCGGCGGTAGACGGCCATGGCGAAGGGGATGTTGTCCCGGAGTTCAAAGCGCGGCAGGTCTCCATCGCTGAAATACCAGTCCGGCTGCCTGTCCATCGTCATCAGGTTCAGGTCGCCGCTCAGTTGGGACGGACTGCGGAGCCCGGTCAGGGCCAGGAAAACAAGGGCTGTGGCGCCGCAGAGTTTTCCATAACGCAGCCAGTTTCCATGACCGGCCATGTAGCGGAAGAGAAGGTACAGGAAGCAGGCTCCCATCAGCAAATAGATGCCGGCCGTGACGCGGTTGGGAGAGAAGCCGAAATCTTTTATCTGGAAATACAGCCTCATGCCCACGCTGGCGGCGAGCAGTCCGGTCTGCGCCGCCAGGATGAAGCCCAGGACGATTCCCGTTTTTGACGCCCGCACGGAGCCTTCCGGACGGAACAGGACCAGCAGCACCAGGGCGGAAAGAAAGGCCGCCAGCATGATGGAGTCCGCCCCGTCGTGCAGATAGGCGGTCTGGGAGATGCCGTCAGGAACGCTCCCCCGCCATAAGAACGCCACGTCCGTGCCGTTGTTGACCAGAAAGGCCAGGTTGATGAACAGCAGGGAAACGGCGGGGAGGTGCGGGAGCCAGGGGCTGCCCGGACGCACGGGGTGTTGTTCCGGGAAGGAAGAGCGGGAGCGCGGCATGGCTGCAATGCCGAATGCCAGGGCTCCCAGGCACCACAGGAGGATGTCCGCTACCGTTCCCATATCCGGAACCAGCCAGGAGCAATAGCTCCAGAACCATTTGTTCATGGCTGTTCTGACAGCGGCGACCACAGGGTTCCCGTCCGCAAAGATGGACAGGAAGACCAGGAACAGAATGACTCCGATGGCGACGCTGCCTGCAAGCGGAATTTTCCCCAGGACGTTTGCGGCCGCCTCTTTTGCCTGGGTCATCCGGAAAAATTTATAGCCCCACCAGGTGACGTACCGTTTGGCAGGGTCAAAGCTGTTGCCCTCTTTCCGCGGCAGGAACGTTATCACCACGGGAAGCCCCAGGCCGATGAGCAGATTGAACTGGGTAAAGGAAGTCAGGTTGGCGCCTGCCGCAGCAGCGTTCAGCACGGCCATGAAAACGAGGAACACCTGCTCCTTCCGGCTGAGGTCCGTTCTCAGTGCCAGAAAGGCCGCCGTGTACAGCAGAAGGCCCAGCGCAGTGCCGATGCCCAGGCCCTCCAATGTACCGAACATGAAATCCGCGGCAAAGCCGCTGGCAATCAGGACAAGCAGCGGGATGTGCCCATGCCTCCACCAGGAAGGGGAAAGCAGGGACTGCGGATCTCTGCGGACGGAGGTGGGGCAGGAAGGCGGAAGGGATGGACGCTCCGGAAAGGAAGAGGAAGGTTCTGTCATAGGAGAAAG
The genomic region above belongs to Akkermansia massiliensis and contains:
- a CDS encoding DUF4153 domain-containing protein produces the protein MTEPSSSFPERPSLPPSCPTSVRRDPQSLLSPSWWRHGHIPLLVLIASGFAADFMFGTLEGLGIGTALGLLLYTAAFLALRTDLSRKEQVFLVFMAVLNAAAAGANLTSFTQFNLLIGLGLPVVITFLPRKEGNSFDPAKRYVTWWGYKFFRMTQAKEAAANVLGKIPLAGSVAIGVILFLVFLSIFADGNPVVAAVRTAMNKWFWSYCSWLVPDMGTVADILLWCLGALAFGIAAMPRSRSSFPEQHPVRPGSPWLPHLPAVSLLFINLAFLVNNGTDVAFLWRGSVPDGISQTAYLHDGADSIMLAAFLSALVLLVLFRPEGSVRASKTGIVLGFILAAQTGLLAASVGMRLYFQIKDFGFSPNRVTAGIYLLMGACFLYLLFRYMAGHGNWLRYGKLCGATALVFLALTGLRSPSQLSGDLNLMTMDRQPDWYFSDGDLPRFELRDNIPFAMAVYRRLGGDTEAGANVYAMTREALHAESRIWNWRSRNLRKWRRDRQRMQFRQLPEPTAQATYGTDAWRPSSRPTGMRPN
- a CDS encoding 1-deoxy-D-xylulose-5-phosphate reductoisomerase codes for the protein MQKRRVVILGSTGSIGTSALKVARDIPDRMEIVGLAAGTSVEALARQACEFNVRNVCIFDPSGADKLARALPGAQVETGEEGLCRLAQLPEADMVLISIVGTAGLKPALAAIEAGKDLAIASKEILVMAGQIVMEKARQAGVQVLPVDSEHNAIFQCLNGSHGGPDAVSRLILTASGGPFRTWKKEDLEHVTLEQALKHPTWSMGRKITIDSATLFNKGLEMIEARWLFDVPMEKVDVIVHPQSIVHSMVEYRDGTVLAQMSSSDMCFPIQYAVTWPDRVPNSLKQLNFAEIGQLVFEAPRPDAFPALDLARRAGASSSTLAAVYNAANEVAVDAFIQGKLTFPGIWKLVEAVMNDHTPADPRGELAPILEADQWARRRAAELIPSLSRPS
- a CDS encoding DUF418 domain-containing protein; this translates as MTARTPAGAPPRAARITILDILRALALLGIVTVHAHDHFNLYLPMPPAEGWQAAANSAADWAYEHLFVSKSFLLFSFLFGLSFFIQLDRQEQKGVDFRKRFMWRLALLFLLGLAHTLFYDGDILTIFGVLGFALVALYKRGTPLLVILCLLCLMQPVAFMDTLSRAGLADLWPHSSGWFHPASPAAGPSREFLYAHGSWGEAALWNLTQGQAGKWQFFLLSGRIWQTLGLFILGMLAGRWQVFVDAPNKRRLFLRMLGISGTLFLALLAARLLLTSRLDSALGTDAGHLLHQWENLAYTAAFVSAAVLLFTHPGLPLPSRLLSSTGKCTLTCYVSQTLVFTFLFFGWGLGLAQGMGPWACLCAAVAVFLLQAWACRLWLSRFLYGPLEWLWRTATMCRMQPFRKRMP